The genomic window TTTTCCCAATCTCTTCAGCTGAAAATTCCTTTTGTGCAACTCCGCTCTCAACCGCTTTTTTAGCAACCGCAAGTGCCACGTTTTTCACCACTTCCCTGTCGAATGCAGGCGGGACTATGCGTTCCGCATCGGGGTTTTTCACGCTTCCGGCTATCGCTTCCGCAGCGGCAACCATCATCCCAAGATTTATCTCCTTCGCGCGCACGTCCAGCGCACCCCTGTATATCCCCGGAAACGCGAGCACGTTGTTCACCTGGTTCGGGAAGTCGCTCCTCCCGGTAGCAACAACCAGCGCGCCAGCATTCTTCGTTTCATTGTAATCTATCTCAGAATCAGGATTGCTCAATGCAAACACTATCGCATTCTTATTCATGCCTGCGACCATCTCTTTTTTGATTATTCCCGGCGCGGAAGCCGCAATCACCGCATCCGCTCCTTTCAGACATTCCGCAATCCCGCCTTTGCTTCTTGGCTTGGAATGCTCAACAAAAAATTTCTTGTATGGTTCAATATCTCTTCTGCTTTTGTCCAAAACTCCCTTGGAATCAAGCACCGTAATATTCCTGATTCCGTACGCAAGAAGCAGTTCAACAATTCCCATTATCGCGGCCCCTGCGCCCACGAGCACTATTTCAGCATCCTTGTCTTTCTTCGCCACCCTCAGCGCGTTTATGAGCCCTGCAAGTACAACTACTCCGGTTCCGTGCCTGTCGTCGTGGAAAACCGGGATGCCCATCGTTTTACGCAATGCGTCGTAAATTTCAAAAACCTTCGGGGTTTCAATATCCTCCAAATTTATCCCTCCAAAAGAGGGTTCAATCGCCTTAGTAATCACGATTATTTCATCCTTTTTCCGTGTATTGAGCGAAATGGGGAACGCGTCCACCCCCCCGAACTCCTTGAACAGTATCGCCTTTCCCTCCATTACTGGCAATCCGGCTTCAGGCCCTATGTTTCCCAACCCAAGAATCCTGGTCCCATCATTCACTATCGCGACGCTGTTCCATTTGTTCGTGTATTCGTAAACCATTTCAGGCTTCTTCGCAATCTCGCTGCACACCTTCGCCACTCCTGGTGTGTAGGCCAGGGAAAGTGTTTCCGAATCCTTGAGCGCAACTTTGCTTCTTATTTCCATCTTTCCCCTGAGCTTTTTGTGAAATTCGACAGC from Candidatus Micrarchaeia archaeon includes these protein-coding regions:
- a CDS encoding NADP-dependent malic enzyme, which translates into the protein MDAVEFHKKLRGKMEIRSKVALKDSETLSLAYTPGVAKVCSEIAKKPEMVYEYTNKWNSVAIVNDGTRILGLGNIGPEAGLPVMEGKAILFKEFGGVDAFPISLNTRKKDEIIVITKAIEPSFGGINLEDIETPKVFEIYDALRKTMGIPVFHDDRHGTGVVVLAGLINALRVAKKDKDAEIVLVGAGAAIMGIVELLLAYGIRNITVLDSKGVLDKSRRDIEPYKKFFVEHSKPRSKGGIAECLKGADAVIAASAPGIIKKEMVAGMNKNAIVFALSNPDSEIDYNETKNAGALVVATGRSDFPNQVNNVLAFPGIYRGALDVRAKEINLGMMVAAAEAIAGSVKNPDAERIVPPAFDREVVKNVALAVAKKAVESGVAQKEFSAEEIGKNIPK